A region of bacterium DNA encodes the following proteins:
- a CDS encoding GuaB3 family IMP dehydrogenase-related protein has protein sequence MAMWIGINRKARVCYGFDDVSLVPGDVTLNPEEVDISTKIGNVELKIPVLAAAMDGVVDPKFAVEFGKLGGIAVLNLVGIYTRYEDPYEIIEKIISSPYEESTKIIQNIYKEPIKENLIGERIEQIKKGNVVCAVSSIPQLAEKYIGIAIESGVDIFVVQSTVTTAKHISSSYKPLDLYKFCKGAKVPIIIGNCVTFDVAYQLMETGADGLLVGIGPGAACTTREVLGIGVPQVTATSDCAAARDKYFKKTGKYVSVITDGGMVTSGDICKAFGVGADAVMIGSAFVKSVESPGKGYHWGMATSDGNLPRGTRVKIGTSGTLKEILFGPAKVDDGSQNLMGALKLSMASVGAKNINEMQMTDIAIAPSMKTEGKIYQAARKEARK, from the coding sequence ATGGCAATGTGGATAGGAATAAATAGGAAAGCACGTGTTTGTTATGGATTTGATGATGTTTCTCTTGTTCCAGGAGATGTTACTTTAAATCCAGAAGAAGTTGATATTTCAACAAAAATTGGAAATGTTGAATTAAAAATACCTGTGCTTGCAGCAGCAATGGATGGAGTGGTTGACCCTAAATTCGCAGTTGAATTTGGGAAACTTGGTGGAATTGCTGTTTTAAATCTTGTTGGTATTTATACAAGATATGAAGACCCTTATGAAATAATTGAGAAAATAATTTCAAGTCCTTATGAAGAATCAACAAAAATTATCCAAAATATTTATAAAGAACCAATAAAAGAAAATCTTATAGGAGAAAGAATAGAGCAAATAAAAAAGGGAAATGTTGTCTGTGCAGTTAGTTCAATTCCTCAACTTGCAGAAAAATATATTGGTATTGCAATTGAGAGTGGAGTGGATATTTTTGTTGTGCAATCAACTGTTACAACTGCAAAACATATTTCTTCTTCATATAAACCACTTGACCTTTATAAATTCTGTAAAGGAGCAAAAGTTCCAATTATTATAGGTAATTGTGTAACTTTTGATGTTGCTTATCAACTTATGGAAACAGGAGCAGATGGACTTCTTGTAGGGATTGGGCCTGGGGCTGCCTGTACTACAAGAGAGGTTTTAGGTATAGGCGTTCCACAGGTAACCGCAACTTCTGATTGTGCTGCTGCAAGAGATAAATACTTTAAAAAGACAGGAAAATATGTCTCTGTTATAACTGATGGAGGAATGGTTACAAGTGGTGATATCTGTAAAGCATTTGGAGTTGGGGCAGATGCAGTTATGATTGGGTCTGCTTTTGTAAAATCGGTCGAATCACCTGGGAAAGGGTATCACTGGGGAATGGCAACATCTGATGGAAATTTACCAAGAGGCACAAGAGTAAAAATTGGGACATCCGGGACTTTAAAAGAAATTCTTTTTGGACCTGCAAAAGTTGATGACGGTTCTCAAAATTTAATGGGTGCATTAAAACTTTCAATGGCATCAGTAGGAGCAAAAAATATCAATGAAATGCAAATGACAGATATAGCAATTGCTCCATCTATGAAAACAGAAGGTAAAATTTATCAGGCAGCAAGAAAAGAAGCAAGAAAATAA